In a genomic window of Bordetella petrii:
- a CDS encoding ExbD/TolR family protein, which translates to MNFRGGRGGRGEGDELEINLIPLIDVLLVILIFLAATTSFARFTQLKVTLPEAAIEQETPPAIEVAISRDGRYAVNGTLVDAAGPADMAQALTLAAAGKPQPLLLINADAQASHQSVVNVMEAARLAGIGRVNFAAQNAR; encoded by the coding sequence ATGAACTTCCGCGGCGGGCGCGGCGGGCGCGGCGAAGGCGACGAACTCGAGATCAACCTGATCCCGCTGATCGACGTGCTGCTGGTCATCCTGATTTTCCTGGCCGCCACGACCTCGTTCGCACGCTTCACCCAGTTGAAGGTCACCCTGCCCGAGGCCGCCATCGAACAGGAAACCCCGCCCGCCATCGAAGTAGCGATCAGCCGCGACGGCCGCTACGCTGTCAATGGCACGCTGGTCGACGCCGCCGGACCCGCCGACATGGCGCAGGCCCTGACGCTGGCCGCCGCCGGCAAGCCGCAGCCGCTGCTGCTGATCAACGCCGATGCGCAGGCCTCCCACCAGTCGGTAGTCAATGTCATGGAAGCGGCCCGCCTGGCAGGCATTGGGCGCGTCAATTTCGCCGCCCAGAACGCCCGGTGA
- a CDS encoding MotA/TolQ/ExbB proton channel family protein, translating into MLSIFREAGWPIWPLLATSILGLALIVERLLSLRRGLILPRGLPEQVLEMQRNGQDTPQALARLERNSPLGRVLAEVLRQRHQPHDLQRAAIEDVGRAVAHDLNRYIPALGTVAVIAPLMGLFGTVVGMIEIFGSYTPSGGDPAQLARGISIALYNTAFGILIAIPAMIAHRYLRGRVDGLLNAMEQIAARVARASAPDAQPGNQP; encoded by the coding sequence TTGCTGTCCATTTTTCGCGAAGCCGGTTGGCCGATCTGGCCGCTGCTTGCCACGTCCATATTGGGCCTGGCCCTGATCGTCGAACGCCTGCTGTCGCTCAGGCGCGGCCTGATCCTGCCGCGCGGGCTGCCCGAGCAAGTGCTGGAAATGCAGCGCAACGGCCAGGACACCCCGCAAGCGCTGGCCAGGCTCGAGCGCAATTCGCCCCTGGGCCGCGTGCTGGCCGAAGTGCTGCGCCAGCGGCACCAGCCGCACGATCTGCAGCGCGCAGCAATCGAAGACGTTGGCCGCGCGGTCGCCCACGACCTGAACCGCTACATCCCGGCCCTGGGCACGGTGGCGGTCATCGCTCCGCTGATGGGGCTGTTCGGCACCGTGGTGGGCATGATCGAAATCTTCGGCTCGTACACGCCTTCGGGGGGCGATCCGGCCCAACTGGCGCGCGGGATCTCCATCGCGCTCTATAACACCGCCTTCGGCATCCTCATTGCCATTCCCGCCATGATCGCGCACCGTTACCTGCGCGGCCGGGTCGACGGCCTGCTCAACGCCATGGAGCAGATCGCTGCCAGGGTGGCGCGGGCCAGCGCGCCGGATGCCCAGCCCGGGAACCAGCCATGA